Within Actinoplanes sp. L3-i22, the genomic segment GCCCGGCGAACTCGATGAACAGCACGTGCTCGCTGTCCCAGACATCCACCGCCTGCCACGCCCGAGCCGGCTCGAAGGCAGGAACCTCGAACCACTGCGGCATCGGCTGACTCTCCGACAAGATCTCCAGCGTGCCATCCAGCAGCGGCCACTCCTCAGTGGCAGCGACACGCCGCAGCGCCGCCACCGCGGCCAGCCCATCCGGCGACGGCCGGGTCGACGCCCGGCCGGCGACCTCCAGGTGGAAAGTTTTCTCCGGCTCGCGCTCGCCGAGCCCCGCGGCCGACCACGCGGCGCCGAGCCAGCTACTGGCCCACCGCTCGGCCTCGAGCGCACTGTCCACGGACACGATCGTCACCGCGTCACGCATCAACCGATCCGACAACCGCAGCTCACGCACCGGGCGCTGCGGACGCTGCGGCTTACCCCGTCCCCCGGGACGACCACGACTCTTGGGCATATACCCGTTTACCACATCGAGCCTGGCACCAGGCCCCGCGCGACCCGCGGTTCGCGCAATTCCACCTTCGACGGCAGGCTCTCCGCACCACGCGCATAGATCCACATCACCGCCGACACCAAGACACGAACAACATTTACACCGTTAACTGGGCAATCCTGGGTAATAGGGTCGATCATGTCGGCCTGGGCGCGTCAGTAGCTGTGGAAGACGTTGCGCAGCGTGGTGATGTCGGCGTCGGCCAGGCTGGTGAACTTGCCCGGCGGCGTTATCAACAGCTTCGAGCGCCTCCCGTTCACGGCGTTCCGCAGGGCGCCGAGCGCGTTCGCCAGTAGCTGCTCCTGGTAGTCGATGCGGTCGTGAAGCTTCTGGATGGCCTCGGTCATCGACTGGATCACCGCTTGGACGGTGGCACCGGCGATCTCGAAGCGTTCATCCTTCTGGTCCGGCACCGTGCCGAGGATGGCACCGAGGGACTGGATCGACTCGGCGGCCATGGCGGCTCCGGCGGGCAGGCTCTCCGGTGCGACGGCGACGACAACGACCGCGGCGATCGCGCCGACCACCGTCAGCACGGTCTGGGTGCCCTTCTTGCGGTTCATGCACCACTGGTCGAGGGAGTCCAGGGTCTTGATGGTGTTCTCGCCGATGGTCCAGACGTCTGTGAGCTGCCGGCGCCGTAGCTCCAGGTGGGCGTCCATGACCTCGGCGAGGGTGGTGGCGTACTGGTGTTGCAGGCCGGCGGCGTGCGTCAGCGCGGAGCAGTATCCGGAGAAGTTGTCGGCCGCATCGCCGGTCCAGTACTTCATGCGGATGGTGGTGACATAGTCGACGAGTTGGCCGACGGTCTCGTCCTGTGAGTCCGCGCCGGCGAGGGTCTCGGTGGACAGCTGCCCGCCGGCCTTGCGGGTGAGTCTCAGGCTGGGGATAAGGGTGCCGGCGGTGCGGTAGAGCGGGCTGGTCAGGGACTCGTTGATGCTGTCCGGGTCGGGTATGGAGAACGCGGTGAAGTAGCTGGGGACATCGGCGAGGGCTTCCCGGACATATGCCTGCACGTTTGCGTTGTCCTCAGGGCTTCCCGAGGTCGGGGCGAGGTAGTGCGGATTGCTGGTGGCCATGCCAGGGGTCTGCGACTTGGCGTAGTCGTCGATGGAGCCCTGCTGGGCTTGGCTGTACGAGTTGTCCTGCCAGAGGACGACCTCGGCGGCCTTGTCGACGACGCGCTGGCCCAGTGATTGCAGGTCGGCGTAGCTGCGGTAGACGTATCCGTCGGCCATGACGTTGTCCTGCCTATCCGGCGATCTGGATCACCGGCGGCTGGTCCGCGGGGATGCGCTCTCCGGCCAGGGTGCCGGACGGATTCCCGCTGTCCCAGGCGGCCTTGAGGATGGCTTGGCCGGATTCGGTGTCGGTCTGCTCGTACACCTCGGCGATGTGGACCACGGTCTGGGCGGCGCTGAACAGGTTCTCGGCGCTGTGGCCCAGAACGTTCTGCAGGTCGTCGCGCAGTTCCTGCCAGAGTGCGGTGATCAGGCTCGCCGGGCCATCGGCCGAGACCTGGAAGGCTGCAGCCTGGCTGCCGGCCGTCAAAGCGACCGCGTTGTTGACCTTGCCGTAGGTGGTGGCCATCAGCAGCAGGTCCATTCTGCCGATGATGAGCAGGTCATTGATGTTGGCGGTGAACTGGTCGGCCATGCTGACTCCCCGTGTCGTCGGTGATGGTTCAGGCAAGGCAGGCCGCGGTGGCGACCGGGGTGAGACTGAGCGCGGGCTGACCCAGCGCGATCTGCACCGTGGTCTTGCTCCGGTCGGTGGCCTTGGGCAGCGCGAGCGTGAATTCAACGAACTGATCGGCGGTGATCCGGCCGTTCATCCCGTAGATGATCTTCCCGCTTTTGTTGCGCAGGATCAGGGTTGCCGCGGGAGCGCAGAGCCCAGCGCCGGACGGGTCGGTGACGATGCGACCGGTCACGGTGGAACGGCCGTCCCCGTCGGCAGCACCGACCTTCACATCGACAACCCGAACCTCACGAGGCCATCCAGCGAATGCGCTGGCGGAGACCGGTGTCGCTCCGTCGAAGGCCGCCTCAACCTTGCCGATCTCGGCGCCCTCCTTGTCGAGGTAGAAGCGCCCAGCACCGGCGAGTTCCTGACCCGGCAGCATGACCACGATGTTCGGGGACTCCTCCTCGCTTGCCGCGACCGTGGCACCCGACGGGTCGAGGAGGTGGACCTTCACCGAGGCGTTGTAGACGGCGTATGGGCAACTGTTACGGGTCACGATGCCGTACTGAACGGTCTGCCCGTCGAAGTTGAAGCCGGTCTCGGTGACGGTCGGCTTGCACGCCGGAGCACTCCGCGCAGGCCGCGGCGCGGAACTGGCGACAGCGGATGGCGCCGGGCCCTCGGCGGACGGTCCGTCGACGCAGCCGGCCAGGGAGGCCAGCACTACGGCCAGCGCGAACCACTTCAGGCGACGGGGCGCGATCATCGGCTCTCCCGGATTGCGTTGTCGGTGGGTGCGGCGCGGCGCCACGCGGGCAGGCCTGCCCCCAGGTCGTAATACTGGTCGAGCAGGCGGGCGCGGCCCGAACGGTAGGCGTTGATCGTGCCGTCGGCGGCGGTCAGGGCCTCGGTGACGAACCGGTCCTGGAAGAGTTCACGCTGGGCGCCGGGTCCGACCACGACGGTCCACGACGCCAAGGCTCGGCTGGTGATGCTGATCCAGCCGTCCGGCGAGGAACCCGTCACCGTCAGTTCGGCAGCTTCCCGCTCGAAGCTGCGGTCGACGGGGTTGCGGTCCGGCTCGTATCCGTCCAAGAATGCGGCCTCGACCTCGGCGTACTCCCGGTGGTAGCGAACCCGGACTGCCCCACTGACCGACCCCCGTAGATCGATAAACGCCATGCGCCGTGCTCGCCGGAGATTACAGCGATCGGGAACGCCGGGTTCAATCGATCCGTTATCCGACACTGGGCCCACCGGGAACGTGGCACAACGGCGCGCCTGGCCGAGGACCTCCGCCGCGACCTGGCCGAGGCCCGTGCGAAGGCCAAGCCTGCGAGGGGACTCGAACCCCTCGACCACCAAGTCGCTGACCTGCCCAAAGCACGGGTCGGCGGACGGGCAAGGGCTATCGGGCGCTGCCCGGGACGCGGTAGCGCAGATGCACGACGCCGTTCGGGAAGCGGTGCTCGTCGAGGAGTTCGAGGTCGGCGCGGATGCCGGTCGGCAGGCCTGGCTTGCCGCCGCCGAGGAGGACGGGCAGGACGACCAAGCGGCACTCGTCGACCAGCCCGGCCCGGAAAGCCTGCGCCGCGAGGTCAGCACCGCCGATGGTGAGATCGCTGCCGGCCGAGGCCTTCAGTTCGCGCACCGCGGCGGGGTCGAAACGGCGTTCGAGCCGGGTACCGGCGGTCGACACCGCGGCAAGGGTCGTGGAGTACACGACCTTGCTCGCCGCCTGCCAGGCGCTCGCGAAGTCAGCCATCAGGCCGGACCGCGCGGCCAGAGCCGGATCGGTCTCCCAGACGGCCATCGCCTCGTACAGCCGCCGCCCGTAGAGAAACGTGCCCACGGACCGCAACAGATCGGTGTGGAACGCGAACACCTCGTCGCCGATCGGAAACCAGTCGATCCCGCCGCGTTCGTCCTCGATGTAGCCGTCGACCGACACGTTCGTCACGTAGCTGAGCTTGCCCATGCCATCACCCATCCATGGTCCCGAAACCGACTGCCCTTACCCGCTCTACGAACGACCCGCGGCAGATCCGACACGTGCCGCCCCGATCGCGAACAATCGAAGCGGTCAGCGCCGCCGGCCGGCGGATTTGGCCTGGTACATCGCGGCGTCGGCCTCGCGCAGCAGGTGGTCGGAGTCGGTGGTCCCGTCGCCGGAGACGGCGACGCCGATGCTGACGCCAACCGTGACCGTACGGCCGTCGATGTCGATCGGCTCGGCGACCGTCTTCTGAATGGCGTCACACACCCGCTGGTACGCGTCCGGAGTCATCAGCCCGTCGATCAGCACCACGAACTCGTCACCACCCAGCCGCGCCACCGTGTCGGTACGCCGCAACAGCGTGCTCAGCCGCCGCGCCACCTCGATCAGCAGCACATCGCCGGCCGCATGCCCGAACGTGTCATTGACCGCCTTGAACCCGTCCAGATCGAGCAGCAGCACCGCGAACCGATATCCCGGCTCCCGCGCCGCCCGAGCCTCGGCCAACGCCAGGCGATCCTCGAGCAGCACCCGGTTCGGCAACCCGGTCAGATGATCGCGCAGCGCCGCCGTGCGCAGCCGTTCCTCCTGCTCACGCAGGGCGGCCATCATCACCTGATAGTCAAGTGCCGACGCCAGCAGCGCCCCGGAGTGGTTCATCATCTCGCGCCCGGGCGGCGTCGTCGACTGGATCCGGCCGACCGCGGCGAGCATCCCCCAGTCCCGGGCGCGGCTGCGCACCGGCACGGTGAAGACGATGTCGCCGGCCGCCCCGTCGGCCATGTCGAACAGTTCCGCCGGCGGAAACTTCGACACCGGCATCGCCGCGTCCGGTGCGCCCGCGCCGATCCGGAACTCGCCGACCAGCCGCAGGCTGTCCTCCGCCAGGTCGTCGTCCCACAAACCCAGGCACCCGGCTGACGCCGGGGTCAATCCGAGCCATTCGAGGGTACGGGCGTCGCCCTGCTCGATGCCGAGCAACGCGAGCCCGAGGTCGTACTGAATGTTGAGGGTGCTCTGCAGATATTGCACTTCACCGAAGAGCGAACGGGTGCCCGTTTCCGAGATCGGCAGCCCGGTGCGCGGGCAGCCGCACGAGTCCCGGTTCCGGAAGATCGTCGGCACCCGCACCTCCACCGGTTCCGCGTTCTCCCCGGCCAGCAGCCGGTAGACGGCCGCGCCCACCTCATCGAGCGGTTGCCGCACGCTTGACAGCGCCGGCCGCAGATAGGCCGCGTCCGCGATGTCATCAAACCCGACAACCGCCAATTCCTTCGGTACGTCGTAACCGGCCGCGACCATCCGCCCGATCAGTCCCATCGCGTTGCGGTCGGTGCCGAGCACGATCGCGGTGGCCGGCATCCCGGCCCGGACGAGCGCGTCGGCGACCGTGGCCCCGCCGCTCTCGTGGTTGTCCCCGGTGTCGAACAGCAGCGCGGGATCCGGCGTGATGCCGTGCGCGAGCAGCCCTTCGCGGTATCCCTCGTGACGCTCCCGCAGGTCGAAATGCGCCAGGTAGCCGGCGAACGCGATCCGCCGGTGCCCGTGTTCGATCAGGTGCGCCACGGCTTCCCGCACGCCGCTGCGGTTGTCGGCGAGCACCACCGACGCCCCGCTGTCCCCGGGGTCCTGGGCCACCACGACCACCGGCAGTCCCGCGCGGCGCGCCGCGGCGGCGTAGTCCGCGCCGACCGCCCCGGGCAGCACCGCCAGCCCGGCGAGATGTGCCCAGGACACCGGCCGGTGGTACTCGGGGATCCCGCTGCGGTCGGCGCTGTGCGCGCCCGGATCGAGCGTCTGCATCGCCATCACCCGGTCACCGCCGGCCACCGCCGCGGCGTTGATCCCCTCGATGATCGCGCCGTAGTAGTCACCGCCGACGAACGGGGACAAAATCGCGAAGGTACGGGCACTCACCGCCCCATGATCCCTTGCCCCGTTCTACCGCGGCCGCGAAGTCCGACTATTGCGCGTTCTCCGGGTCGGCGCGCCGCGGGATCGCCGGGCCGGAGATCGGCGTCAACTCACCGGCGCCGGAGTGGCGGCGAGCCGATCGTGGGTATGAGGTGGGGATGGAACGGGTGCGGTTCGACGGGTGGATCGCCGGGGTGGGGATGAGCGCGGGGCCCCGGCTGGTGGTGGGGCACTGGGTCGACTCGCCGTTCGGGGCGGTCACCGACGTCATGGTGGAACACCGCGACGGGCGGCGGGTGCTGCTCGCGCCGGACCCGGAGCTGGGCCGGTTCATCGCCGAGACGTACTCGTTCGACGAGGTCCGGGTGGTGCCGACGGCGATGCGGCGGGCCGGGAACGCGTGGACCGTCACCGCCGGCGGGCTCACCCTGCGGTTCGAGACCGGTGGGCGCGGTGCGCTCGGCGGCCTGCTGCGGCTGGTGCCGGCGCCGCTCGCCGGACGGCTGAGCTGGGTGCGGCTGGTCGACCGGCCGGCGCGGCTGCTGCGGGGCGTGCGCACCTACGGCAGTGCCGGCAACGGCCGCCGGGAGTGGTACGCCGCCCGTGACCTGCACCGGATCACCGCCGCGAGCGGCGAGCTCGACGGGACCGATCTGGGGCGGCTCACCGTTCTCGACCCGCCGGTGCGGTTCGGCTTCGGGTCGGCGCCGCGGTCACCGGCCCTGGTGCGCGTCACCACGACGGTGGAACTGCCGGCGCCTGCCGGGTGAGGCGTGGCGCCGACGGAAAGCCTGCGAGGGAACTCCGGCGGGTCAGGCGGCCGCGGCGGCGGCCAGTTGGTTGCGGCCGGCTCGTTTGGCGACGTACAGGTGGGCGTCGGCACGGTCGTACAGGTCGCGGCCCGGTTCGCCGGGGCGGCAGGCGGCCAGGCCCATGCTGAGGGTGACCGTCAGGCCCGGCATGATGGTGTTCCAGTCGCGGGCCTGGATCACCCGGCGGATGCGTTCGGCGACCTGCCGGGCCTCCTGCTCGCCGGTCGCCAGGAAGACCGCGAACTCGTCGCCGCCGAAGCGGATCGCGACCTCGTCGTGGCGGCAGTGTGAGCGCAGCACCGCGGCGATCTCGCCGAGCACCCGGTCGCCGACGCCGTGCGAGTAGCGGTCGTTGATGTCCTTGAAGTGGTCGACATCGATCAGCAGCAGCGAGCCGCCGTCGGCGACCGTGCTGATCCGGCGGTCGAACATCCGCCGGTTGCCGAGGCCGGTCAGCGCGTCCGAGGTGGCGGCCAGGTCGGCGGTGGTGCGGGCCGCTTCCAGCTCGACCCGGCGGTAGGCCTGGCGCAGCATCGTGCGCCGGTCCAGCCGCAGCTGCCACAGCGCCTCTACGTGGCTGCGCAGCGACTCCAGCACGGCCTGGGTGACCTCGCCGGGGAATTCGAGCGCGGCCGTGATGGTCAGCTCGTACTGGAACAGCAGCCGCTGCGAGCGCAGCACGGAGAGCTCCACGGCGGCCCGGAACTCGCGGCGGGCGTCCCGCCACTCGCCGTTCGCCCGCAGGGCCAGCCCGTGCGCGAGGTGCAGCAGGCGCGACTCGTGGTTCTGCTCGGCGGCGCGCATCTTCGGCAGCAGCTCGTCGACCAGGGCGAACGTCTCCTTGATCCGGCCGGCCTTGGCGTGGCAGACGGCCAGCAGCGCGATGCCCAGCGGGGAGTCGATGCCCTGATCGATCCAGTACTCCAGGGCCGTCGTGCTCTTGGCGACCAGGTGCGCCGCCTCCTCGGCCCGGCCCACCTGGTCCAGGCGCAGGGCCCACTCCAGCCACAGCTCGGCCTGGGTCAGCGCGGCGGCGGAGCGGTACACGTCGTCGGTGGGGTCGAACGCCTCGATGGACCGGCGCATCGCGTCGTCGGCGAGCTCGAACAGCTCGGCGACCCGGGCGGCCTGGGCCAGCGAGGCCATCGCGGAGAAGTAGCGCAGGCCCTTGCGCGGCGCCACGTCCAGCACGGCCATCGCCCGGGCCACGTAGTGCAGGCCGTCGTCGATGCGGCCCAGGTCGATCAGCACCTCGGCGGCGTCCGCCATGATCTTGGCGTCGGTGGCCTTCGGGCCGCCCAGCCGGGCCTGGTCCTCGATCAGGTCCTCGGCGATGCGCAACGCCTCGTCCAGCCGGCCGAGGCACTTGAGCGCGTACATCCGGCCCAGCCGGCTGACCCGGTGGGTGCGGTGGTCGCCGAGCATCAGCGTGATCGCCTCCGCCTCGTCGGCGGCGTGCAGCGTCTCGGTGTGGTGCCCGCGGATGGTCAAATCGTGCACGTGCAGCGCGAGCTCGGCGTAGGGACCGTACGGCGAGACCAGCACCGGCAGGCGATTCATCGGTACACCCCGTATCGCATGGCTCTATGGTCGGCTGATTCGCGCCGGACGTGAGGTAATCATCCGGGCCGCTTCCGCGCCCCACGCCCGCAGGCCCTTGCCGGTGGCCAGTTCCAGCGCCGCCCGCGCCTCGGCCCGGCCCTCGTCCGCCCGGCCGGCGGCGATCAGCAGGGCGGCGAGCGCGGTCCGGGCCGGCACCAGCGGCCAGACCGCGCCGGTCCGGGTGGCCTCGGCGACGACCGCGCGCAGGCCGGGTTCGTCGCCGCCCAGCCGGGCCAGGTACAGCCGGGCGTCGGCCATCGCCAGCGGCAGCCGGTACGGCCGGTCCAGGAAGTGCAGCAGTCGCGCCCGCAGCCCGTCGTGCCGGCCGGCGGCCAGGTCCAGGCCGAACTCGGTCAGCTCGACCACCGGGCGCAGCCGCTCGTAGTCGGCGTCGTCGACCAGCCGCCGGCCGATGTCCAGCAGCCGGGCGGCCAGCGCGGTGCGGTCGGTGTGCAGCGCGCCCTGCGCCCAGTTCAGGCAGGCCCGGGCCCGTTCCCGGGGACGGCCGGCGAACGTCTGGCCGGCCAGCGCGGCCGCGATGTCCGCCTCGGCGGCCGGGTCACCGGTCTCCAGCGCCAGCGACAGCCGGGCGATCAGCACCGCGAGCCGGGCCTGCGGGTCCCCGGACAACTCGGCCTCGGCGGCGGCCTCGGCGCAGAGCCGCTGATGCTCGGTGACGTGCCGGCCGACGACGGTGTCCGGCGCGGAGAGCACGGCCAGCGCCCGGGCCCGGCGGCCGTGCTGGCGCAGGTACGGCACGGCCCGCTCGATCTCGTCGTACCCCTCGCGGGCCTCGCCCTGCTGGCGCAGCATCCGGCCGAGCGCCAGGCCGAGCTCGCCGCGCGCGCCGGGCGGCAGGCGCCGGTCGGCGAGCAGCCGGCGCAGCACCGGGATCGCGTCGGCCTGCGCGACGCTCTCGATCGCCGAACAGGCCAGCTTCGCCGCGAGCCGGACCCGGACCGGGCGGGGCAGGTCCGGGTACCCGGTGGTCTCCAGCAGGAAGCGGGCCGCCGTCGCGTCGTCGCCCTGGGCGGCCGCCAGGTCGGCGGCCACCTCGGCGTTGCGGACGTGGTCGGCCGCGCTCCCGGCCAGCCGGTAGTGGTGCGCGAGCCGGGTCAC encodes:
- a CDS encoding dihydrofolate reductase family protein is translated as MGKLSYVTNVSVDGYIEDERGGIDWFPIGDEVFAFHTDLLRSVGTFLYGRRLYEAMAVWETDPALAARSGLMADFASAWQAASKVVYSTTLAAVSTAGTRLERRFDPAAVRELKASAGSDLTIGGADLAAQAFRAGLVDECRLVVLPVLLGGGKPGLPTGIRADLELLDEHRFPNGVVHLRYRVPGSAR
- a CDS encoding GGDEF domain-containing protein, whose product is MSARTFAILSPFVGGDYYGAIIEGINAAAVAGGDRVMAMQTLDPGAHSADRSGIPEYHRPVSWAHLAGLAVLPGAVGADYAAAARRAGLPVVVVAQDPGDSGASVVLADNRSGVREAVAHLIEHGHRRIAFAGYLAHFDLRERHEGYREGLLAHGITPDPALLFDTGDNHESGGATVADALVRAGMPATAIVLGTDRNAMGLIGRMVAAGYDVPKELAVVGFDDIADAAYLRPALSSVRQPLDEVGAAVYRLLAGENAEPVEVRVPTIFRNRDSCGCPRTGLPISETGTRSLFGEVQYLQSTLNIQYDLGLALLGIEQGDARTLEWLGLTPASAGCLGLWDDDLAEDSLRLVGEFRIGAGAPDAAMPVSKFPPAELFDMADGAAGDIVFTVPVRSRARDWGMLAAVGRIQSTTPPGREMMNHSGALLASALDYQVMMAALREQEERLRTAALRDHLTGLPNRVLLEDRLALAEARAAREPGYRFAVLLLDLDGFKAVNDTFGHAAGDVLLIEVARRLSTLLRRTDTVARLGGDEFVVLIDGLMTPDAYQRVCDAIQKTVAEPIDIDGRTVTVGVSIGVAVSGDGTTDSDHLLREADAAMYQAKSAGRRR
- a CDS encoding AAA family ATPase, which translates into the protein MREPLLAASLALPSATGPFVGRAELLAELHAELTKPYAMILLIGEAGVGKTRLVAEALAGSPVPVVVAHCDDLREPQPLGPLLDGLRLKPPLVTGPPLDPDADRARLLRAMAALLRERGPLVVALEDLQMADPATLDLIDHLAAHPVPGLTILMTMRDPDAVRPLPAAVRRLPVGPLGRDEVGALAASLLARHDPGAEPPGRFVTHLYERTAGIPFLVEEVMRTLVTDGDVERIQRHPEALGDIPALLRDVLQARLSHLGENAREILGAAAAIGPAADPRPIAAVLGVDDRTVAVALGAARDAGLLHELDGRLWFRHTLARQVVYELVPPTARRLLHLRTARLLEEQKPRPVTRLAHHYRLAGSAADHVRNAEVAADLAAAQGDDATAARFLLETTGYPDLPRPVRVRLAAKLACSAIESVAQADAIPVLRRLLADRRLPPGARGELGLALGRMLRQQGEAREGYDEIERAVPYLRQHGRRARALAVLSAPDTVVGRHVTEHQRLCAEAAAEAELSGDPQARLAVLIARLSLALETGDPAAEADIAAALAGQTFAGRPRERARACLNWAQGALHTDRTALAARLLDIGRRLVDDADYERLRPVVELTEFGLDLAAGRHDGLRARLLHFLDRPYRLPLAMADARLYLARLGGDEPGLRAVVAEATRTGAVWPLVPARTALAALLIAAGRADEGRAEARAALELATGKGLRAWGAEAARMITSRPARISRP
- a CDS encoding GGDEF domain-containing protein yields the protein MNRLPVLVSPYGPYAELALHVHDLTIRGHHTETLHAADEAEAITLMLGDHRTHRVSRLGRMYALKCLGRLDEALRIAEDLIEDQARLGGPKATDAKIMADAAEVLIDLGRIDDGLHYVARAMAVLDVAPRKGLRYFSAMASLAQAARVAELFELADDAMRRSIEAFDPTDDVYRSAAALTQAELWLEWALRLDQVGRAEEAAHLVAKSTTALEYWIDQGIDSPLGIALLAVCHAKAGRIKETFALVDELLPKMRAAEQNHESRLLHLAHGLALRANGEWRDARREFRAAVELSVLRSQRLLFQYELTITAALEFPGEVTQAVLESLRSHVEALWQLRLDRRTMLRQAYRRVELEAARTTADLAATSDALTGLGNRRMFDRRISTVADGGSLLLIDVDHFKDINDRYSHGVGDRVLGEIAAVLRSHCRHDEVAIRFGGDEFAVFLATGEQEARQVAERIRRVIQARDWNTIMPGLTVTLSMGLAACRPGEPGRDLYDRADAHLYVAKRAGRNQLAAAAAA